The following are encoded in a window of Centroberyx gerrardi isolate f3 chromosome 1, fCenGer3.hap1.cur.20231027, whole genome shotgun sequence genomic DNA:
- the ndufs3 gene encoding NADH dehydrogenase [ubiquinone] iron-sulfur protein 3, mitochondrial produces MAASLMRFVRGGLGRSLNLASRSSCLLQQQARLESTETKPTVRPKDAVTHNQLAAFGEYVAEMMPKYIQQVQVTCYNELEVMIHPDGVIPVLTFLRDHTNGQFRNMIDLTAVDIPTRQNRFEIVYSLLSLRYNSRIRVKTYTDELTPVDSAVTVHKAANWYEREVWDMFGVFFANHPDLRRILTDYGFEGHPFRKDFPLSGYVEVRYDDEVKRVVAEPVELTQEFRKFDLSTPWEVFPAYREPKDAAPKLEAGDKAPENK; encoded by the exons ATGGCGGCGTCGTTGATGCGGTTTGTCCGCGGAGGTCTTGGAAGGAGTTTGAACC TTGCAAGTCGGAGTTCATGTCTTCTCCAGCAGCAGGCGAGGCTGGAAAGCACTGAAACCAAAC CCACAGTCCGGCCCAAGGATGCTGTTACTCACAACCAGCTGGCAGCGTTTGGGGAGTATGTGGCTGAGATGATGCCCAAATATATCCAGCAGGTCCAG gtgaccTGCTACAATGAGCTGGAGGTGATGATCCATCCTGACGGTGTGATCCCTGTGCTGACCTTCCTGAGGGACCACACCAACGGCCAGTTCAGGAACATGATTGACCTCACTGCTGTCGACATCCCCACACGGCAGAACCGCTTTGAG ATCGTGTACAGCCTGCTGTCCCTGCGCTATAACTCTCGTATCCGCGTCAAGACGTACACAGATGAGCTAACGCCAGTGGACTCCGCGGTTACCGTCCACAAGGCCGCCAACTGGTACGAGAGGGAG GTGTGGGACATGTTCGGTGTGTTCTTCGCCAACCACCCAGACCTGAGGCGCATTCTGACCGACTACGGCTTCGAGGGCCACCCCTTCAGGAAGGACTTCCCTCTCTCAGGATACGTGGAG GTGCGTTACGACGACGAGGTGAAGCGCGTGGTGGCGGAGCCTGTGGAGCTGACGCAGGAGTTCAGGAAGTTTGACCTCAGCACCCCCTGGGAGGTTTTCCCCGCCTACCGAGAGCCCAAGGACGCCGCGCCCAAACTGGAGGCCGGCGACAAGGCCCCCGAGAACAAATGa
- the ptpmt1 gene encoding phosphatidylglycerophosphatase and protein-tyrosine phosphatase 1 — protein sequence MSGALARLLFYPTLAYNVVMEKVSSRHWFNRVDQTVILGALPFRSMTHELVDTENVRGVITMNEEYETKYFCNSSEEWQAAGVEQLRLSTVDLTGVPSLENLHRGVEFALRLREEGSSVYVHCKAGRSRSATLAAAYLIRLHCWTPEEACQMLASVRPHILVRSAQLEMLRRYHQQVCGEESS from the exons ATGTCTGGAGCGTTAGCAAGGCTGCTGTTCTACCCGACTTTAGCTTACAATGTTGTCATGGAGAAGGTGTCCTCGAGACACTGGTTCAACCGAGTGGACCAGACTGTGATCCTGGGAGCCCTGCCCTTCAGGTCCATGACACATGAG CTGGTGGACACAGAAAATGTGCGAGGGGTTATAACCATGAATGAAGAGTATGAAACCAAATATTTCTGCAACTCATCTGAG GAGTGGCAGGCTGCAGGGGTGGAGCAGCTGAGGCTGAGCACGGTGGACCTGACCGGGGTTCCCAGCCTGGAGAACCTCCACAGAGGGGTGGAGTTCGCCCTGCGGCTCAGAGAGGAGGGGTCCAGTGTGTACGTGCACTGTAAGGCCGGGCGTTCCCGCAGCGCCACGCTGGCTGCTGCGTACCTCATACGG CTCCACTGCTGGACTCCAGAAGAAGCCTGTCAGATGCTGGCGTCCGTTCGACCGCACATATTGGTACGCTCCGCTCAGCTGGAGATGCTGAGGAGATACCACCAGCAAGTCTGTGGAGAGGAGTCCAGCTGA